From Chthonomonas sp., the proteins below share one genomic window:
- the mntR gene encoding manganese-binding transcriptional regulator MntR, protein MAENRFVRTRNDHSQETAEDYAELVFELRAEFGLARITDIAARMSVSNATAAKVLVRLEREGLVTLPPRKGVHLTPTGESLALKCKARHDVVVEFLRALGVPPPAAEVDAEGMEHHVGEATLGAMRKFLAGRS, encoded by the coding sequence GTGGCCGAAAACCGCTTCGTTCGCACGCGCAACGATCACAGCCAAGAGACCGCCGAGGATTACGCCGAGCTTGTGTTTGAGCTCCGGGCGGAGTTCGGGTTGGCGCGCATTACCGACATCGCAGCGCGGATGTCGGTGAGCAACGCCACGGCGGCCAAGGTGTTGGTGCGGCTCGAACGCGAGGGCCTCGTGACGTTGCCCCCGCGCAAAGGCGTGCACCTTACGCCGACCGGAGAAAGCCTCGCCCTCAAATGCAAAGCCCGGCACGATGTCGTCGTCGAGTTTTTGCGGGCCCTCGGGGTGCCGCCGCCCGCCGCCGAGGTGGACGCCGAAGGCATGGAGCACCATGTTGGCGAAGCCACCCTTGGGGCGATGAGGAAGTTCCTCGCCGGTCGTTCATAA